ACCTCCACCGGCTCGCACCAGGGGGCGGCGGCGTCCAGCACCGCGTCGTACCAATGGTCGCGACCGGGGGTGAAGGGAACATCGGCGCCGCTGCGCCGCACCACCACCACCGAATGCACCTGTTTCTGACTGTTCAAGGCCCGATCGGCATTGACCTTCAACGGCACGGCGCGCCCGCCGCGCTTGCCCTCGTCGGCGGTGATCAGCACCTTGGCCCCGGCATCATGGATGCGATCGGCCAGAGCCTCGGCGGAAAAGCCGCTGAACACCACCGAATGCACCGCCCCCAGACGCACGCAGGCCAGCATGGCGACGAAGGCCTCGGGGATCACCGGCAGATAGATGGTAACCACGTCGCCCTTGGCCACCCCCAGCCCCTTCAGCACGTTGGCCAACCGGTTGACGCGGTCGGACAACTCGCCCCAGGTCACTACCCGGCTTTCTTCGACGCCGTCGCCTTCCCACAAGAGAGCCGGCTGGTCGGCCTTGGCCGGCAGATGGCGATCCAGGGCGTTGACCGAGGCGTTCAAGCTGCCGTCGGCGAACCAGCGGATGCGCAGGTCGTCAGGGTCGAACTTGGTGTCGCTGACTTGGCTGAACGGACGCATCCAATCGAGGAAGCCGGCCTGATCACGCCAGAATTCGTCAGGATTCTCGATGGAGCGGGCGTAGACGCGGGCATAGGTGTCGGCGTCCACATGGGCGTGTTCGGCAAAACCGGCGGGAACGGGAAAGACCTGGGACATGGGGAACTCGGGTGAAAATGTACGGTCCAACAAGTGTATCCCGCCGCCAATTTAACACAACAGCAGCAGACATGCGCTGAATGCAGGCGCTTATTCACGCACAATATGTGTTCTATATGGCAGCGGCGGGGAAGGTCTCGTCGCCGGTGGGCTTACGGCTGGCATGGTCCAGTTCGGCCAACAGCTTGTATTTCCACGCCAGGAACTCGGGGTCCAGGCGGTCGCGCGGGCGGGCCAGGGGCGGCGTCACCTCGGCCCGGATACGTCCCGGATTAGGTTGCATGACGACGATGCGGTCGGCCAGGAACAGCGCTTCCTCGATGTCGTGGGTCACCAGGATCATGGTCGGGCGGTCATAGGCCCACAAATCCAGCAGGTGTTCCTGCAAATCGCCGCGAGTCAGGGCGTCCAGGGCCGAGAACGGCTCATCCAGCAGCAGCACCTTGGGCCGACCGACCAAGGCGCGGGCCAGGGCGACGCGCTGGGCTTGGCCGCCCGACAACTCGCGCGGCCAATGCCCGGCATGGGAGGCCAGACCGACCCGGGCCAAAGCCTCGGACACCCGAACCTTGCGTTCGGCGACGGGCAGATGGCGGATGCCGAAGGAAACGTTGTCATCGATGGACAGCCACGGCATCAGCCTGGGTTCCTGGAACACCATGCCGATTTCTTCCCGCGGCGCGGCGATGGCGGTGCCGTCCAAAGAGATCGTGCCCGAACTGGGACTGTCCAGGCCCGAGATCAGCCGCAAGGCCGTGCTTTTGCCACAGCCCGAACCGCCGACGATGGCCAGGATCTCGCCCTGGGCCACGTGCAGATCCAGGCCGGCCAGGGCCAGCAGGCCGTTGGGATAGCGCTTGGAGGCGCCGGAAATATCGAGCATAGGGGGCTACTCCGCCGGCTTGAAGCCGTCTTGCCAGGTCAGGAAACGCGCCGACACCGAAGCCAGCAGCCAGTCGGTCAGCTTGCCCAGGATGGCGAAGGCGGTGATGGAGGCCAAGATGGTGGCCGGGCGACCGGTCTGTTGACCATCGACCAGCAAGAAGCCCAAGCCCTGCTCGGCCCCCATGAACTCGGCGGCGACCACGAACATCCAGCCCAGACCAAGGCCCGAGCGCAGGGCGATGACATAGGTGGGCAGAGTGGCCGGCAGCAGGATGCGGGTGATCATCTCTTGGTGGCTGAAACGGAAGATGCGCCCGACCTCGACCAGCTTGCGATCGACCCCCAGGATGGCCCCGGACAGCGCCAGATAAATGGGAAAGAACACCCCCACCGCGATCAGGATCACTTTGGAAGTCTCGAAGATGCCGAACCACAGGATGAACATGGGCACCCAGGCGATGGACGGAATGTTGCGCAACGCCTGCAACGACGGGTCGATCAGCCGGCGGACGCTGGTCCAATAACCGCTGACCGCGCCCAACAAGGTGCCGGCGGCAACGCCGAAGACAAAGCCCAGGCCGACCCGTTGCAAGGTGGCGAGGATGTGGCCGGTCAATTCGCCCGATTTGGCCAGATCGGCCAGGGTCAGGAAAATCCTGGACGGCGTCGGCAGCAGCCGACCGTCCGACCACTTCAGCGCCACCGCCACTTCCCAGGCCAAAGCCAGGGTCAGCGGCAGGATGAAGCCGATCAGCCACTTGCCGCCCGAACCGGTGGAGGTTCGGGCGGCGTTTTCGACGGTTTGCTCTGTGCTCACTTGATCCCCAACTTGGTGACGAAAGAAGAATCCACCAGACCAGCGGCGACGGCGGCGACGTTGACATCGGCGGCGATCACCCCAGCCTGCTGCAAGGCGATACCGGCGCCCTCGATGGTCTTCTTCTGCGTGTCGCCGATGGCGGCGGTGGACAGGTCGGTCCGCTCCAACTGGCGGGCGGCAACGGCGTCGGTCAGCTTGGCCTGGGTGGCGATGATCTGCTTCAACTCGCCCGGATTGTTGATGGCGAAGGCGCGGGCCTTCTCATACACCTGCAACACCTTGGACACCAGTTCCGGATGATCGGCGGCGAAATCCTCGCGGGTATTGAGCACACCCCAGGTGTTGATGTCGGCATTGCGGTAGAACAGCTTGGCGCCGTCATCCAACTCGGCTTGCGCCATCAGCGGATCCAGACCGGCCCAGGCATCGACGTCACCCTTGGACAGGGCCAGACGACCGTCCTGATGCTGCAACAGCACCACCTTGACGTCCTTTTCGGTCAGGCCGTTTTCCGCCAGGGTGCGGATCAGGAAGATGTGCGGGTCGGTGCCACGGGTGGCGGCGATGCGCTTGCCCTTGAGGTCGGCGACCTTGCTGATGGCGGACGAGCCCTGGGTCACCAGCGCCGTCCATTCCGGCTTGGAATAGACATAGACCGACTTCACCGGGTTGCCGTTGATGCGGGCCAGCAAGGCGGCGGCACCGGCGGACGAACCGAAATCCAAGCCCTTGGCATTCAAGAATTCCAACGCCTTATTGGAGCCCAGCGACTGCACCCAGCGGACCTTGATGCCGTCCTTCTTCAACTCTTCTTCCAGCCAGCCCTTTTCCTTCAGCACCAGGCTGACCGGGTTGTAATAGGCGAAATCGATCTTCAACTCGTCGATCTTGTCGGCGGCATGGGCCTGGGCCGACAAGCCCAACAAGATGGCGGCGGCGGTACCGGCACGGCGCAGGAAGGAAGTCAGGGCCATCGGGCTCTCCTATATAACATATATTAATGGTTAATTTCTCTGAATTCACACTGACACTGCGTGTTTGCGTTGTCAATAGTATACAGAGCGAGTGGTTTTATGTGCTGATGGTCTGGAGCGACGGACCACCGACGGCA
This is a stretch of genomic DNA from Magnetospirillum gryphiswaldense MSR-1 v2. It encodes these proteins:
- a CDS encoding ABC transporter ATP-binding protein; amino-acid sequence: MLDISGASKRYPNGLLALAGLDLHVAQGEILAIVGGSGCGKSTALRLISGLDSPSSGTISLDGTAIAAPREEIGMVFQEPRLMPWLSIDDNVSFGIRHLPVAERKVRVSEALARVGLASHAGHWPRELSGGQAQRVALARALVGRPKVLLLDEPFSALDALTRGDLQEHLLDLWAYDRPTMILVTHDIEEALFLADRIVVMQPNPGRIRAEVTPPLARPRDRLDPEFLAWKYKLLAELDHASRKPTGDETFPAAAI
- a CDS encoding ABC transporter permease, producing the protein MSTEQTVENAARTSTGSGGKWLIGFILPLTLALAWEVAVALKWSDGRLLPTPSRIFLTLADLAKSGELTGHILATLQRVGLGFVFGVAAGTLLGAVSGYWTSVRRLIDPSLQALRNIPSIAWVPMFILWFGIFETSKVILIAVGVFFPIYLALSGAILGVDRKLVEVGRIFRFSHQEMITRILLPATLPTYVIALRSGLGLGWMFVVAAEFMGAEQGLGFLLVDGQQTGRPATILASITAFAILGKLTDWLLASVSARFLTWQDGFKPAE
- a CDS encoding aliphatic sulfonate ABC transporter substrate-binding protein; translation: MALTSFLRRAGTAAAILLGLSAQAHAADKIDELKIDFAYYNPVSLVLKEKGWLEEELKKDGIKVRWVQSLGSNKALEFLNAKGLDFGSSAGAAALLARINGNPVKSVYVYSKPEWTALVTQGSSAISKVADLKGKRIAATRGTDPHIFLIRTLAENGLTEKDVKVVLLQHQDGRLALSKGDVDAWAGLDPLMAQAELDDGAKLFYRNADINTWGVLNTREDFAADHPELVSKVLQVYEKARAFAINNPGELKQIIATQAKLTDAVAARQLERTDLSTAAIGDTQKKTIEGAGIALQQAGVIAADVNVAAVAAGLVDSSFVTKLGIK